CCCGGCCCATCGTCGCGAATCAAGACGTATACGGGACTTTCGGGGCGAACTCCCACCTCAAGCATCGGTTGGAACGGCAAGTCGACCGACATGGTTACGCCGACGTTCTTGGCGCCATGAGTGAAAGCGTTGTCAGCGATTGATTGGATGAGATTTACGAGGCTGGTCGGGTCGGTTCGGAGGACCACATCGTTGAGCGCGTCGCGATCCGGAATGTCGAACCTTGGTCGTGCCAGCTCCAGGCGGTCCACGACGTCCACCAGGTCGACGTCGTGCAGTGCGAAGAACAATGCCCCGTTTTCGATGCGCGCTACGGCAAGGATTTGGTCGATCATTTCCGAGAGCCGTCGCCCGTCGTTGAGGACATCGTCGAGGATCTCAAGCCACACTTCGTCGGAGATGGCCCCGCCAGATCGAAGGAGTTCGGCGCCGGTTACTACTCCCGTGAGGGGGGTTCGCAACTCGTGGTTGATCATGAGGACAAATTCTGATCGGATCCGATTCTTCTCCTCGGCCAGTTCGTAGGCGTGCTCGGCGCGTTTACGAGCCTCGTCAAGTTCGCGATTGTGTTCGGTGAGCACCTCGGACTCGCGACGTAGATATTCGGATTGAAGCGCCAACTCCCCAAGTGTCCTGGCCACCCGGCTGCGAGCGACGAAGAGGAGGGTCGCCGCAACGAGTAGAAATGCGGCTAAGCCGGCAAGCTGGAGCGCCAGAATGGGCACCCCTCCTGAGGCGCTCCGGCGAGCCAGGAGCTCAGAGATGTCGTACGTCAGGAGGATTGCTCGACCGCCGCCGAGTGGCTGAATGACCTCGTAGACAATGTCGCCTGGCTCCCATTCGGCCACGCCGTCCACGGTGATCGGCACGTCGATCGGTACGGCAATTGCGCCGAATCTGCCTCCGTCGGCGAATCCGACCATTAGTGGACTTGACGGGGTGTGACCGACCAGACTGGGCGAGGTTGACATGATGATCTTGCCGTCAGATTCGACCAGGCTCACGGCTTCGATCGTCAGGTTGTTGCGCATGCGCCGCAGGTCGTCGGTGACGATGTCAAGGGTTCCCAGCCTGGCGGCGACCTGCTGTCCGTCCTGCAAGAACAATTCGCCCTCACCGATCGGGCGTTGGGCATCGGTGTTGATGGCGAGTGCACCGAGGATCGACGCGAGAGAAGTGGTCGCCAAGATGGTTGCGACGACGACCCACGATCGGGATGGGCGGCCCGCAGCCGCGACCCTTGATGCTTCTCCGTTCATATCCCAATATCGACCGGCCAGGCTCGACTCTTGAGGGCTGATGGCTGCCCGGGTATGGGCAACTACCAGCCGGTCAGGATCACCTTGCCCGCTTCGGCCGAGCGGGCGATGGCGAAGGCGGTTTCCCACTCCTGGAACGGGAGGTGATGGTAATCACCGGACTGATGAGGCAACGTCTCGAAGCCAGTGCCTATGCTGATCCAGTGGATCCCCTCAACGGAACGGACGCCAACGCCAGCCCGCGTCAGTTAGTCGCCGACGACGCGGTGCGCGACCTCGGACCGATCCGGTCGTTCGCTTCCCGTCGGCCACTGCTTGTGGTGATGGTTCCGCTCTTAGCACTTTGTGTTTTCTCTTTGTTTCTGGACATCGGGTGGCCGAACTCGATGACTGGTGAGGCGTTTATCGGTCATGCGGACCAGGCGAGCGTTGCAGAAGCCGCTCGGAGCATTGCCGAGGGCAAAGGACCGGTGGTATCGAACTACTGGATTCATACTGGCGGACAGGGGATCGGCACCACCAAATTCCCCCACCTCGAGCCATATTGGTCAATATATGGGGCGTATAGCATCGCCCCATTCTTCAAGGTTTTCGGTGCCAATCGCACCTCATTGTTAGCGGCGGCGTCCGCCGCGAAAGCCCTGGCGGCGATCGCTGTCGCATTTACCGTCTTCATGTTGACCAATCGGCGGCTACCCACGTTTATGGCCGGGTACGTCGTGCTGTTCGAACCGTCGATGCTTCTGACAATCAGTGGCTTGACCGATATTTACATGGTTGCGGCCGCAGCGTCATTCGCCGCGTGTTTCGTGGCCTTGCGACGGCGTTCGTTGCTGTGGGCGGTGCCTCTGGGCTTCACTGCCGGTTACGCGATGGGTCAGCGCCCCCCACTGGGATACGTGTTTCTTGCACCACTCTTAGGCCTGATTGTGTTGGGTTTTACTCGTCGCGTCGGCCGCGACGTCAAAGCCGGCTTAATCGCTATTTCGGCCGCCGTGGTCGCGTTCTTGCCCTATTTGAAAATTCAATACGACGCGTGGGGAACGCTGATTTCGCCAGGAAGCAGGTTGGTCAGCGACGCACTCAGATTGGCATATGTAAGCGGGGACCATAATGACGCCTTCTACAACCCAACGGCTGTTTTTCCGCCAGACGCGCCGAACAGATTCGAGGGGTCGCTGGAGTACCTCAAGGCCTTTGGTCAGAATCTTGCCGACGGGCGTGTCGTGCCATTCTGGCTTATGATTTTCGGACTCGCTGGTGTGGTGGCGTGTATCCCTCTCATTGCGGTGCCTTTGTGGAGACGATTGCGAGGTAATCCGTCAGAGCGCGTCCAGTTCGACGAGCGGGTCGCAAGTCTGATGATGGGTGGTTTTATGATGGTTGTGGCCGTTGTTCAGGCATCACTCATACATTTCGAAGCCAGGTACTGGGCGTATCTCATCCCACTCACGGCGATCGCAGGATTCGGTATGGGGTTTGCGTGGAATAAGCCGATGGCCATGGCCGTGTTGGTTCTCGTGGGCGGGAGCGCCTATCGGTATCATTCGACGAATAGTCCAGTCACGGAGCTTCCACCGGCGGTCGCGGTCTATACGAGCTTCCTTCCCGACGACGCCGTGGTGCTGACTGGAAACCCCTGGCAGTTCGCGTTTCACACTCGGCGGGGCGCAATTGCGATGCCCTATACGGGCGACCTCAATGCGCTGCTCGACGTGGCGGGCCTCTACGGAGCAACCTATATTGTCGCTGATGAGTCCTTCTCTCCCTTCCGGCACTGGACACAGAAGAAGTGGTTCAGCGGGGAGAGGGAGATACCCGCCTCGTTTGTTGTCGAGTACGCTCAAGACGGAATAATAATTCTTCGAATACTGAGCTACGACGAGATGCGATGAGACGCTGGGTCGTCAGGTGAAGTGCCGCTACCAGCTGGTCAGGATCACCTTGCC
Above is a genomic segment from Acidimicrobiia bacterium containing:
- a CDS encoding HAMP domain-containing histidine kinase, coding for MGNRLRHRPLGRSGQGDPDRLVVAHTRAAISPQESSLAGRYWDMNGEASRVAAAGRPSRSWVVVATILATTSLASILGALAINTDAQRPIGEGELFLQDGQQVAARLGTLDIVTDDLRRMRNNLTIEAVSLVESDGKIIMSTSPSLVGHTPSSPLMVGFADGGRFGAIAVPIDVPITVDGVAEWEPGDIVYEVIQPLGGGRAILLTYDISELLARRSASGGVPILALQLAGLAAFLLVAATLLFVARSRVARTLGELALQSEYLRRESEVLTEHNRELDEARKRAEHAYELAEEKNRIRSEFVLMINHELRTPLTGVVTGAELLRSGGAISDEVWLEILDDVLNDGRRLSEMIDQILAVARIENGALFFALHDVDLVDVVDRLELARPRFDIPDRDALNDVVLRTDPTSLVNLIQSIADNAFTHGAKNVGVTMSVDLPFQPMLEVGVRPESPVYVLIRDDGPG